A stretch of the uncultured Trichococcus sp. genome encodes the following:
- a CDS encoding MurR/RpiR family transcriptional regulator: MNYKVIHQLKERNFDREHSKSEAAVLDYLEEHFQQIPSMTVVKVAAESYTSQATVNRTCKLLGFVGYSQLKYAIEEDIKLMHQKSFSHVMDTEYMISKIDFETAIDFVKHLIRSRSKLLLFGLGGSHISAQYLQRQLLYLGIASVIVSETQMLNLFPNYTIIIFSSSGETQRCLQMINEARKAKMNILSITKKDSAVMQGSDLAFCHDVPIDKMKGISRELQLHMMVMVHEIINQIQADDFVKMNR; the protein is encoded by the coding sequence ATGAATTATAAAGTGATTCATCAATTGAAGGAGCGGAATTTTGATCGGGAACACAGCAAGAGCGAGGCGGCGGTATTGGACTATCTGGAGGAGCATTTTCAGCAGATTCCTTCCATGACGGTCGTCAAAGTGGCAGCGGAAAGTTATACCTCTCAAGCGACAGTGAACCGGACTTGCAAATTGTTGGGCTTTGTCGGCTACAGTCAGCTGAAGTATGCGATTGAGGAAGACATTAAGTTGATGCATCAAAAATCGTTTTCGCACGTGATGGATACGGAATACATGATTTCGAAAATCGATTTCGAAACGGCCATCGATTTCGTCAAGCATTTGATCCGATCCAGAAGCAAGTTGCTGCTTTTCGGCTTGGGAGGTTCACACATTTCTGCTCAGTATCTGCAAAGGCAGTTGTTGTATTTGGGGATCGCGTCCGTCATTGTTTCCGAGACGCAGATGCTGAATCTGTTCCCCAACTATACAATCATCATCTTCTCCAGCTCCGGGGAAACCCAGCGCTGTCTGCAAATGATCAACGAGGCGCGCAAGGCCAAGATGAATATCTTATCCATCACCAAAAAGGATTCCGCGGTCATGCAAGGGAGCGATCTGGCTTTCTGTCATGATGTCCCAATCGACAAAATGAAAGGGATTTCCCGTGAACTACAACTCCATATGATGGTGATGGTGCATGAAATCATCAACCAGATCCAAGCGGACGATTTTGTGAAAATGAATAGATAA
- a CDS encoding type II toxin-antitoxin system RelE/ParE family toxin, with product MVKPEFDWGQEFETFLNSLSTKEEARFRALIDRVENTDLQDSIRKERVKKLNDDIYELRAQTNDHWLRGCYFQIKGTEYYITHGFSKKTNTTPAREISRAKAIKTQYWSARIRRRGEE from the coding sequence ATGGTTAAGCCTGAATTTGATTGGGGTCAAGAATTTGAAACGTTTCTGAATTCACTGAGTACGAAGGAAGAAGCTAGGTTTAGAGCACTGATAGATCGAGTCGAAAATACAGATTTGCAGGATTCCATCAGAAAAGAACGAGTTAAGAAGTTGAATGATGATATTTATGAACTTCGCGCCCAAACAAACGATCATTGGTTGAGAGGCTGTTATTTTCAAATAAAAGGCACCGAATACTACATCACGCATGGATTCAGCAAAAAGACAAATACAACTCCTGCAAGGGAAATCAGCAGAGCAAAAGCTATAAAAACACAATACTGGTCAGCCAGAATCAGAAGGAGGGGTGAAGAATGA
- a CDS encoding nuclease-related domain-containing protein, whose amino-acid sequence MEIILIFLLVVGLCKKFSVAPPKQKKPKRYNRYQRTAYNDASGNSVFDTLFDDGNFGEFLIYSCLEDLGEQHKLLTNVYLPKGDGTTTEIDLIMISATGIYVFESKNYSGWIFGDENSRYWKQIFRGGRHFQFYNPIWQNKKHISVLKQHLGLGDEVFHNYIVFSERCFLKKMLVYSPEVKVMNRDELACEIVEDMTQRPEIFTPLEIEQIYNELSRYTLADDETKQAHVDAMKWRGP is encoded by the coding sequence TTGGAAATAATACTGATTTTTCTTCTTGTGGTTGGTTTGTGTAAGAAATTTAGTGTAGCCCCGCCGAAGCAGAAGAAACCTAAACGATACAACCGATACCAAAGGACCGCATACAACGATGCAAGCGGCAATAGCGTCTTCGATACTCTTTTTGATGATGGAAACTTCGGCGAATTCCTGATCTATTCCTGTTTGGAGGACTTAGGTGAGCAGCACAAATTGTTGACGAATGTCTATTTGCCCAAAGGAGATGGGACAACCACCGAAATCGACTTGATCATGATTTCAGCAACCGGCATCTATGTTTTCGAGTCGAAAAATTACAGCGGCTGGATCTTCGGGGACGAGAACAGCAGGTACTGGAAACAGATTTTCAGAGGTGGCCGGCATTTTCAATTCTACAATCCTATCTGGCAGAACAAGAAGCACATCAGCGTTCTTAAGCAGCATCTGGGGCTGGGCGACGAGGTTTTTCATAACTATATCGTCTTCAGCGAGCGGTGCTTCCTGAAGAAAATGCTTGTCTATTCACCGGAAGTGAAGGTGATGAATCGGGACGAATTGGCCTGTGAAATAGTAGAGGACATGACGCAGCGGCCGGAAATTTTCACGCCTTTGGAAATCGAGCAAATATACAATGAATTGAGTCGGTATACTTTAGCGGATGATGAGACGAAACAGGCGCATGTTGATGCGATGAAGTGGAGAGGTCCGTAA
- a CDS encoding GGDEF domain-containing protein yields the protein MINILVNIGTMCTAIYFYMRSETVFSDQDDSSLGYLIKCILFEVLVGMVLMKFSTVFMDIRYDLRGVLFSFSAKYLGWKITSSSILILALLRFLWGNDEIAVMNLFISIVMAVALPLLVRYTRYRFTDRVQLLVLVTGVLAPAIWVTNQMIVDKTLVLSISLVLLSSIYATVFVMHHFISDLSHLIALVNTDYLTSLKNVRTFNKELLDIERSKKSVTLAMIDIDYFKDYNDCFGHDSGDATLQQMAALFNDEKTTDTTFYRIGGEEFALIIEKTKPAEAEQFVHNLQETVENRTFYATTGEPINITISVGVAHSRSGEVLNKTLKRADKALYKAKRSGRNKVMIGHPQAQSNPLE from the coding sequence ATGATCAACATATTGGTAAACATCGGAACCATGTGTACAGCTATTTATTTCTATATGAGGTCAGAAACAGTATTTTCGGATCAAGATGACTCGAGCCTTGGTTATTTGATCAAATGCATCCTGTTTGAAGTCCTGGTAGGGATGGTTCTTATGAAATTTTCTACTGTCTTTATGGATATACGATATGATTTGAGGGGTGTATTATTCAGTTTTTCTGCAAAATATCTTGGGTGGAAAATAACCAGTTCGAGCATCCTTATATTGGCTTTGTTAAGATTTTTGTGGGGGAATGATGAAATTGCCGTCATGAATTTGTTCATCAGCATTGTTATGGCAGTTGCTTTGCCACTGCTTGTCCGCTATACGCGCTATAGATTCACTGACCGGGTGCAGTTATTGGTTTTGGTTACTGGGGTACTTGCGCCAGCTATCTGGGTGACGAATCAGATGATAGTGGATAAGACACTTGTGTTATCGATCAGTCTTGTTTTGCTCAGCAGCATCTATGCTACCGTCTTTGTGATGCATCATTTCATTTCCGATTTGAGCCATTTGATTGCATTGGTGAATACCGACTATCTCACAAGTCTCAAAAATGTGCGTACCTTCAATAAAGAACTGTTGGATATCGAGCGAAGTAAAAAATCCGTCACATTGGCAATGATCGATATCGATTATTTTAAGGATTATAATGACTGCTTTGGGCATGACAGTGGGGATGCAACGTTGCAGCAGATGGCAGCGCTGTTCAACGACGAGAAGACTACCGACACTACTTTTTACAGAATTGGTGGCGAGGAATTTGCGCTCATCATCGAAAAGACAAAGCCTGCCGAAGCCGAACAATTTGTGCATAACTTACAGGAAACTGTCGAGAACAGAACCTTCTATGCAACAACAGGTGAACCGATAAATATCACCATTTCAGTCGGTGTAGCGCATAGCCGGTCAGGTGAAGTTTTGAACAAGACGCTCAAACGTGCAGACAAAGCGCTGTACAAAGCGAAAAGAAGCGGTCGAAACAAAGTGATGATTGGCCATCCACAAGCACAATCAAACCCTTTAGAGTAA
- a CDS encoding 6-phospho-alpha-glucosidase: MRKNNVVLVGGGSTWTPGILKAMTTHIKEFPLNKVVLYDVDGERQSVIGEFAKILFAEEAPDVEFYYTTDKDEAYRDMDFIFCQMRTGGFAMREKDEKIPLSLGVIGQETCGPGGFAYGMRSIKDMVEMVHDVRERSPEAWILNYTNPAAIVGLALNKIFPDDKRILNICDQPVNLLRSYAKLLNYDVNKMEPVYFGLNHFGWFTNIYDEEGNDMAPKLKEIILAGGFTPVDAEQRDASWLETYAMVEDMLRDFPEFLPNTYLQYYLYPDYKLSHMDPNHTRTDEVREGREKKVFEECRRIAANGTAKDSHVVHNDAHGDMMVEVAASIANNARKTYIVIVPNNGIVSNLPDDVMIEVAASLGKNGPAPYAVGEIGTFYKGLIEGQHAFEKLTVEAYLEQSYTKALQALTLNRTIVDAKKARKVLDALIEANKEFWPILK; this comes from the coding sequence GTGAGGAAAAATAATGTAGTGTTGGTTGGTGGGGGATCGACTTGGACGCCAGGGATTCTGAAGGCAATGACGACCCACATCAAAGAATTTCCGTTGAATAAAGTGGTTCTGTATGATGTCGATGGTGAACGACAGTCCGTGATCGGTGAGTTCGCCAAGATTCTGTTCGCCGAAGAAGCGCCGGATGTCGAATTTTATTATACGACTGATAAGGATGAAGCTTACAGGGATATGGATTTCATTTTCTGTCAAATGCGTACGGGCGGCTTCGCAATGCGGGAAAAGGATGAAAAGATTCCGTTGAGTCTGGGTGTCATCGGCCAAGAGACTTGCGGACCGGGGGGCTTTGCGTATGGCATGCGTTCAATCAAGGACATGGTTGAGATGGTCCATGACGTGCGGGAGCGCAGTCCGGAAGCGTGGATTTTGAATTATACGAATCCGGCTGCAATCGTCGGGTTGGCGTTGAATAAAATTTTTCCGGATGACAAGCGCATCTTGAACATCTGTGACCAACCCGTCAATCTCTTGCGTTCGTATGCCAAATTGCTGAATTACGACGTAAATAAAATGGAGCCTGTCTACTTCGGACTGAACCATTTCGGTTGGTTCACCAACATTTACGACGAAGAAGGGAATGACATGGCGCCGAAATTGAAGGAAATTATTTTGGCCGGCGGATTCACACCAGTGGATGCCGAACAGCGCGACGCCTCATGGTTGGAGACTTACGCGATGGTAGAAGACATGCTGCGCGATTTTCCGGAGTTCTTGCCGAATACCTATCTACAATACTATCTGTATCCCGACTACAAGCTTTCCCATATGGACCCGAACCATACCCGTACCGACGAAGTCCGCGAGGGCCGCGAGAAAAAAGTTTTCGAGGAATGCAGACGCATCGCCGCGAACGGCACCGCCAAGGATTCGCATGTCGTGCACAACGATGCGCATGGCGACATGATGGTGGAGGTAGCGGCATCGATCGCCAACAATGCTCGCAAGACATACATCGTCATCGTACCGAACAACGGCATCGTGTCGAACTTGCCTGATGATGTAATGATCGAAGTTGCCGCATCGCTCGGTAAAAATGGCCCGGCTCCATACGCAGTCGGCGAAATCGGCACCTTCTACAAAGGGTTGATCGAAGGGCAGCATGCTTTCGAAAAACTGACGGTCGAGGCTTACTTGGAACAGTCCTACACAAAAGCGCTCCAAGCGTTGACATTGAACCGGACTATTGTGGATGCAAAAAAAGCCAGAAAAGTTTTGGATGCGCTGATTGAGGCAAACAAAGAATTTTGGCCGATACTGAAATAA
- a CDS encoding GGDEF domain-containing protein produces MEVLLGTILLSFSTVILGIRYDFRVLLFCFSAKHMDWRVTSSSIFLLGIIRFFWGNSEAAQVNLIVSIMFAIILPMIAKLIRDKMNDLAQLLVLVTIALIPAILFTNHMIMDKGLVLLISIILFALNYGAVFVMHFFISDLYGLIASANTDHLTALKNVRNFNSDLMEMERKKYPVTLAVIDIDHFKNYNDRYGHDSGDAILKQMAAMFTELATPYTTFYRIGGEEFGVIADYFSQSEAEAFLHDLKSTVAQRNFAAQVGERINLTISVGVAHSQKGENLKKTLKRADMALYQAKENGRNKVIVSALA; encoded by the coding sequence ATGGAAGTGCTGTTAGGCACGATTTTATTGAGTTTTTCCACGGTTATCTTGGGGATCAGATATGATTTCAGGGTGCTGTTGTTTTGTTTTTCCGCAAAACATATGGATTGGAGAGTAACCAGTTCGAGCATTTTTTTGTTGGGGATCATCAGATTTTTTTGGGGAAACAGTGAGGCTGCCCAGGTAAACCTGATCGTCAGCATAATGTTCGCCATCATCTTGCCGATGATAGCGAAGCTTATTCGGGACAAGATGAACGATTTGGCGCAACTGCTGGTCTTGGTCACCATTGCGCTTATTCCTGCAATCCTCTTTACCAATCACATGATAATGGACAAAGGACTTGTGCTGTTGATCAGTATTATTCTGTTCGCTTTGAATTATGGCGCGGTTTTTGTGATGCATTTCTTTATTTCGGATCTATACGGTTTGATTGCCTCTGCCAACACAGATCACTTGACGGCGCTCAAGAATGTGCGGAACTTCAACAGTGATCTGATGGAAATGGAGCGGAAAAAGTATCCGGTCACGTTGGCGGTGATCGATATTGATCATTTCAAAAATTACAACGATCGTTATGGACATGACAGCGGGGACGCCATCCTGAAGCAGATGGCAGCTATGTTCACTGAACTGGCGACTCCGTACACCACTTTCTACAGAATCGGCGGGGAAGAGTTCGGAGTGATCGCCGATTACTTTAGTCAAAGTGAAGCTGAGGCGTTCCTGCATGATCTGAAGAGTACGGTCGCCCAGAGAAATTTCGCTGCACAAGTCGGCGAAAGGATCAACCTCACCATTTCGGTGGGAGTTGCCCACAGCCAGAAGGGTGAAAACTTGAAAAAAACACTCAAGCGAGCCGACATGGCGCTTTATCAAGCAAAAGAAAACGGCAGAAACAAAGTGATAGTATCCGCCCTCGCATAA
- a CDS encoding nucleotidyl transferase AbiEii/AbiGii toxin family protein — protein MMSHSSASILARLKNKAKEEGIAFQQLLNLFFQEEFIRRLAQSDYKEKLILKGGFLLYSISGFTTRPTVDADYLLKNYSNELDSVDKLVRSILEKKSQNEFMEIEIRSIEPISEMKEYNGIRVNLIGYMGKTKTPFSIDFGVGDTIVPSALTRTLPVLLDGFEKPTILTYSLESTISEKFDAIIRFMESTGRMKDFYDIYYLATSFEFEGRKIQEAIYETLSKRRTPYEKDTVQVIERLITNDAINSRWNIFCKKVLKYELSLNEVVRLIISFLDPPFQAIIEEDELTKNWSSKKRQYE, from the coding sequence ATGATGAGTCATTCAAGTGCTTCGATATTAGCAAGGCTAAAAAATAAGGCAAAAGAAGAAGGCATTGCTTTTCAGCAGCTGTTGAACTTATTTTTTCAAGAAGAATTTATCAGAAGGTTGGCCCAGAGTGATTATAAGGAAAAACTCATTTTAAAAGGGGGATTTCTTTTATATTCAATCAGCGGTTTTACTACAAGGCCGACAGTTGATGCTGATTATTTGTTGAAAAATTATTCTAATGAGCTGGATTCAGTAGATAAATTAGTTCGATCAATCCTAGAGAAAAAGAGTCAAAATGAATTTATGGAGATTGAAATCCGTAGCATTGAACCAATCAGCGAAATGAAAGAGTACAACGGAATTCGTGTAAATCTAATAGGATACATGGGAAAAACAAAGACACCATTCAGCATTGATTTTGGTGTAGGAGATACGATCGTTCCATCAGCATTGACAAGAACACTACCTGTTTTGCTGGATGGATTTGAAAAACCTACTATTCTCACCTATTCTCTAGAATCAACGATTTCAGAAAAATTTGATGCAATTATTCGGTTTATGGAATCGACGGGACGTATGAAAGATTTTTACGACATTTATTATTTGGCAACTTCCTTCGAATTTGAAGGAAGAAAAATTCAAGAAGCAATATATGAAACGCTCTCAAAAAGAAGAACTCCCTACGAGAAGGACACAGTACAAGTAATTGAGCGATTGATTACAAATGATGCCATCAACAGTAGATGGAATATCTTCTGCAAGAAGGTTTTGAAATATGAATTGAGTTTGAATGAGGTTGTTCGATTGATTATTTCTTTTCTGGATCCACCTTTTCAAGCGATAATCGAAGAAGATGAATTGACAAAGAATTGGAGTTCAAAAAAAAGGCAATATGAATGA
- a CDS encoding DEAD/DEAH box helicase family protein — protein MDPENLSKKYQLLLQENQLLKERISLLEFALKQAEVSLVEATSGDYLKSKSANSPTLAIGKSNTEPEEKPVPTLNKFSPPSEKIRLFMSLFKGREDVFAHKYFNKKQGKMVYGPMKSKPWERKPGDGEYAPFDERVVDHHLRGVDGMIAGVFPICLDDSCHFLAIDLDKGEWQRDAEVLRDVCKELEIPVSIECSQSGNGAHVWFFFEDAVLAKTSRELGTALLTAAMNRRHEIKMSSFDRLFPNQDILPKGGFGNLIALPLQKAARLHGNSEFIDESFQSYEDQWAYLAGIKRIPADAVSSLLEKLQTQNGAEDFFENAEASEGLKPWKKKEIVLTRADFPDLVKITLANRVYIEKAGLTEQALSHLKRMAVFHNPAFYQAQASRMSTHNITRLISCGAEDAQYIGLPRGYREKVMALFESLDIPVSVTDDTVSGDALRVDFKGKLWPEQEKAVANLLVHDNGILCGTTAFGKTVCALNIIAEKKVNTLIVVNKMSLVSMWQEKIQAFLDFPDTENEKEAKKLVGQLGGGKKKLTQKIDIALLQSLYHKGEVHECLQDYGMVIVDECHHLSAVSFEQALQATPAKYVYGLTATPTRKDGLQPIVYMQCGPIRYKDNAKKQAKARLFDHKVRMQFTAFDPTIRQDMSLQQVYQQIFENEERNSKLVADIIKNYREGRNAIILTERVAHVKRLEELLREEIPDVVAVTGGLGRKTELEKLREIREAPINRPLTIISTGSFIGEGFDEPRLDTLFLAMPISWKGRLHQYAGRLHRLYEGKTEVRIYDYVDVHVPVLERMYRKRQTGYTGIGYSVELADQEAGGRSLMYTGKDYADELKRDLLSAKSEVMMVSPALAGKTVATFLNTIKPRILETVTVSVMTKNADSIANPQHRSNRMLLLASLADKGIDVQQQDATGPKCVLIDCKVVWYGSIDVLGNQTNDASFIRLESTKLAEELYECFGR, from the coding sequence ATGGACCCAGAAAATTTATCCAAAAAGTATCAACTGTTGCTGCAAGAGAACCAATTGCTCAAGGAACGTATTTCATTGTTGGAATTCGCACTTAAACAGGCAGAAGTATCTCTTGTGGAGGCTACTTCTGGTGATTATCTCAAATCCAAGTCTGCCAACAGTCCTACTCTAGCCATAGGAAAGTCCAATACTGAGCCAGAAGAAAAGCCCGTTCCAACTCTTAATAAATTCTCTCCTCCTTCCGAAAAAATCCGTCTTTTCATGTCGCTTTTCAAAGGTCGAGAGGATGTGTTCGCGCACAAGTATTTCAACAAGAAGCAAGGAAAGATGGTTTACGGTCCGATGAAATCCAAGCCTTGGGAACGGAAGCCGGGGGATGGGGAGTATGCGCCGTTTGATGAACGGGTTGTCGATCATCATCTGCGGGGGGTTGATGGTATGATTGCAGGCGTTTTCCCGATTTGTCTGGATGACAGTTGTCACTTTTTGGCGATCGATTTGGATAAAGGGGAATGGCAAAGGGATGCCGAAGTGCTGCGGGATGTGTGCAAGGAACTTGAAATCCCAGTGAGTATCGAATGCTCGCAATCCGGCAATGGGGCGCATGTGTGGTTCTTCTTTGAGGATGCCGTGCTTGCGAAGACTTCCAGGGAATTGGGAACTGCGCTGTTGACTGCGGCCATGAATCGTAGGCACGAAATCAAGATGTCGTCCTTCGATCGGCTCTTTCCGAATCAGGACATCCTTCCGAAAGGCGGGTTCGGTAATCTGATCGCTTTACCGCTGCAGAAAGCGGCGCGCCTGCATGGGAACAGCGAATTTATCGATGAGTCGTTCCAGTCTTATGAGGATCAGTGGGCTTATTTGGCAGGAATCAAGAGAATACCGGCTGATGCTGTCTCATCACTCCTGGAGAAACTGCAGACGCAAAACGGGGCGGAAGATTTTTTCGAAAACGCTGAGGCAAGCGAAGGGCTAAAGCCGTGGAAAAAGAAGGAAATCGTTCTGACAAGAGCAGATTTTCCGGATCTAGTGAAAATCACTCTTGCCAATCGGGTCTATATCGAAAAAGCTGGATTGACGGAGCAAGCGTTGAGTCATTTGAAGAGGATGGCGGTCTTTCACAACCCTGCGTTCTACCAAGCGCAAGCCAGTCGGATGTCCACCCATAATATTACCCGCTTGATTTCATGCGGCGCGGAGGATGCGCAATATATTGGGCTGCCGCGCGGGTATAGAGAAAAAGTGATGGCGTTGTTTGAATCTTTGGATATTCCTGTCTCGGTGACAGATGATACCGTCAGTGGGGATGCATTACGTGTGGATTTCAAAGGAAAGTTGTGGCCGGAACAGGAAAAAGCGGTGGCCAATCTGCTTGTGCACGACAACGGGATTCTCTGCGGGACGACGGCGTTCGGCAAAACGGTGTGCGCATTGAACATCATCGCCGAGAAGAAAGTGAACACCTTGATTGTCGTGAACAAAATGAGTCTGGTCAGTATGTGGCAGGAGAAAATCCAAGCATTCCTCGATTTCCCGGATACCGAGAACGAAAAGGAAGCCAAAAAGCTGGTCGGGCAGTTGGGAGGCGGAAAGAAAAAGCTGACCCAAAAGATAGACATTGCTTTGCTGCAATCCCTTTACCACAAAGGTGAAGTCCACGAATGCCTCCAGGATTACGGTATGGTCATCGTGGATGAGTGCCACCATCTGTCTGCGGTCAGTTTTGAGCAAGCTTTGCAGGCAACGCCAGCTAAGTACGTCTATGGCTTGACGGCAACACCAACCCGGAAGGATGGGCTGCAGCCAATCGTCTATATGCAGTGCGGTCCGATCCGTTACAAGGATAATGCGAAGAAACAAGCGAAGGCAAGGCTGTTCGACCACAAAGTAAGGATGCAATTCACAGCGTTCGATCCGACAATCCGGCAGGACATGTCCCTACAACAAGTTTATCAACAGATTTTTGAGAATGAAGAGCGTAACAGCAAATTGGTTGCGGATATCATCAAAAACTACCGCGAGGGCAGGAACGCCATTATCCTGACGGAACGTGTGGCGCATGTGAAACGGCTGGAAGAGCTGCTGCGAGAGGAAATCCCTGATGTGGTGGCGGTTACGGGTGGGCTGGGTAGGAAGACAGAACTAGAAAAGCTGCGGGAAATCCGTGAAGCGCCGATAAATCGACCGCTTACAATCATTTCTACCGGTTCGTTCATCGGCGAAGGATTCGATGAACCGCGCCTGGATACGCTCTTCTTGGCGATGCCGATTTCCTGGAAGGGCCGGCTGCACCAATACGCCGGACGCCTGCATCGTCTCTACGAAGGTAAAACCGAGGTCCGCATCTACGATTATGTCGATGTCCACGTTCCGGTGCTCGAGCGGATGTACCGCAAGCGGCAGACGGGCTATACCGGCATCGGCTATTCGGTCGAACTGGCGGATCAGGAAGCGGGCGGCCGCAGTTTGATGTATACCGGAAAGGATTACGCCGACGAACTGAAGCGGGATTTGTTGTCTGCCAAGAGTGAGGTTATGATGGTCAGTCCTGCTCTGGCCGGCAAAACAGTGGCGACATTCCTGAATACCATCAAACCGCGCATCCTGGAAACAGTCACGGTCAGCGTAATGACGAAGAATGCTGACAGTATTGCCAATCCCCAACATCGCTCCAACCGGATGCTGCTGCTTGCATCATTGGCAGACAAAGGAATCGACGTGCAGCAACAAGACGCTACTGGACCAAAATGTGTTCTTATTGATTGCAAAGTTGTTTGGTACGGAAGCATCGATGTTCTCGGCAATCAAACAAATGATGCCAGCTTCATCAGGCTGGAAAGCACGAAGTTGGCTGAGGAATTGTATGAGTGTTTTGGAAGGTAA
- a CDS encoding helix-turn-helix transcriptional regulator: protein MSKNSEAIKRRSSESAEFKHAFEEEQAKLDFADLLFELRAQTGLNQTAFAKKVNKSRSTIARIESARMEPSFSMLEDIAQALGKRIKINFVDVNQKAEEKLVR from the coding sequence ATGAGCAAGAACAGTGAAGCCATCAAGAGACGCAGTTCCGAAAGTGCGGAATTCAAACATGCATTTGAAGAAGAACAGGCAAAGTTGGATTTTGCGGATTTATTGTTCGAATTACGGGCCCAAACAGGCTTGAACCAGACAGCGTTCGCAAAAAAAGTCAATAAATCACGTTCGACCATCGCACGGATTGAAAGCGCCAGAATGGAACCATCATTCTCCATGCTCGAAGACATTGCGCAAGCTTTGGGCAAACGCATCAAAATAAATTTTGTAGATGTGAATCAAAAAGCAGAAGAGAAATTAGTCAGATAG
- a CDS encoding EAL domain-containing protein — translation MDEMQELLDDLYVVCQPIMLCSNTNVVDGYEILLRSKKQPGFPEKMFLWFIEEDQRNCKLMAYYSKELKKLMDSHGDIKLSLNLHPKQLQHPSTWDFLDTISFMKRNVTIELTEHYCEFNPVDGAGDLQSYISELKNMGFSLAIDDVGTGQNTFDLVARNIKNITSIKFSLLQFRDLNEQVLFNFLNSWFSLSQQYQLKMIVEGIECEVISNKLKKLGMVYQQGYYHGKGQVLI, via the coding sequence ATGGATGAGATGCAAGAGTTATTAGATGATTTATACGTAGTGTGTCAGCCAATCATGCTCTGTTCAAATACAAATGTTGTCGATGGGTACGAAATTTTACTAAGGTCAAAAAAACAGCCTGGTTTCCCTGAGAAAATGTTCCTGTGGTTCATCGAAGAGGACCAACGCAATTGCAAATTGATGGCCTATTATTCGAAGGAACTGAAAAAATTAATGGATTCCCACGGCGACATCAAACTATCGCTGAACTTGCATCCAAAACAGTTACAGCATCCCTCAACCTGGGATTTTTTGGATACTATTTCATTTATGAAAAGAAATGTCACAATCGAATTGACTGAGCACTACTGCGAGTTTAATCCAGTGGATGGGGCGGGTGATCTCCAAAGCTATATCTCAGAATTGAAGAATATGGGTTTTTCCTTAGCGATTGATGATGTAGGGACTGGTCAAAACACCTTTGACTTAGTAGCGAGAAATATTAAGAACATTACCTCGATAAAATTCTCACTGTTGCAGTTTCGAGACCTGAATGAGCAAGTTCTGTTCAATTTCCTGAACAGCTGGTTTTCTTTATCCCAACAGTATCAGCTTAAAATGATTGTCGAAGGGATTGAGTGTGAAGTCATCAGCAACAAGCTCAAAAAATTGGGAATGGTTTACCAGCAAGGCTATTACCATGGGAAAGGCCAAGTGTTGATTTGA
- a CDS encoding type IV toxin-antitoxin system AbiEi family antitoxin domain-containing protein translates to MIEKQKIIEEFEKHGGVLKTAELNALGLSSRQIKKLLEEGEVSKIKKGYYELADEVNPEEIIIARLFPDAVIFLESALLHYNYTDRIPTAWQIAVDRDSEKSRYDIEYPPLEPYYQETKFLSIGVSTFEIQGVEVRIFDRERTICDIMRYEKKLEKEVFSNAVMRYIKDPKKNIRRLFEYAEIFNITKKMQSQIGKWL, encoded by the coding sequence ATGATTGAAAAACAAAAAATTATAGAGGAATTTGAAAAACATGGAGGAGTCCTAAAAACAGCAGAGTTGAATGCATTGGGCCTAAGTAGTCGTCAAATCAAAAAGTTGCTTGAAGAAGGAGAAGTATCAAAAATAAAGAAAGGTTATTACGAACTTGCGGATGAAGTGAATCCGGAAGAAATTATTATTGCAAGACTGTTTCCTGATGCAGTAATATTTCTTGAAAGCGCACTGCTACATTATAACTATACCGATAGAATTCCCACGGCCTGGCAGATAGCGGTGGATAGAGATAGCGAAAAAAGTCGGTATGATATCGAATACCCGCCGCTGGAACCTTATTATCAAGAAACTAAATTCCTTAGTATTGGTGTTTCAACATTTGAAATTCAAGGAGTAGAAGTCAGAATTTTTGATAGGGAGCGCACCATATGCGATATTATGCGTTATGAAAAAAAACTTGAAAAAGAAGTATTTTCGAACGCAGTCATGAGATACATCAAAGACCCCAAAAAGAACATCAGACGTCTATTTGAATACGCAGAAATATTTAATATCACGAAAAAAATGCAATCGCAGATAGGAAAGTGGCTATGA